A genomic stretch from Mycobacterium cookii includes:
- the drmB gene encoding DUF1998 domain-containing protein: MTEATDLGVIEEAQPVAVGSETLDPITDVEAKTSKNYARVGSIRPSAMLYTNGIGATVDLPHFAVMPSGTDAWERVYARRAGGADTIAEPRLLELTRAHLGSQVVELRKPPWAPEEKGWSAGSAIDLGIPSRIFPQWLRCTGCGRLAPVSHELFVYRNVVKYRPDRAEFFHDKCKGFEGRKKPFRAVALPARYLIACVNGHLDEFPYDAWVHRGASCPSGSPFPTLRMREWKSNIGPDVQIHCLSCQQSRGMLEAVGPKAAEKLPMCRGRHPHLDAFYKCGQRGRLMMLGAANQWFASTLGLLALPREEVKSAKDLVPLLRTLQKSDLDMPKSVDDIKMWRNYAALLANTEDFDGVPDELLWEAVQIARDTAARATRETREPPSDPRAILAPEWAVLSDEAKYTRLSGSRDFRALRRDVPPPLEPVLTAVAAVERLKKVNAFLGFTRIDALDRIDDAATRVAPLCVNGKPTWVPATEDRGEGIFLQFDESCVAAWEEEVVDLQVWTAFREAHRINFRRRTSKTADDIDPDSRFPPPRYWAIHSLSHLLIREAAMLSGYGSASLTERIYAWQASDEYAPAAGLLICTTASDGEGTLGGLVELARPAKLEKLFRDAVRRGQRCSSDPICSHRAPKGKEEFLHGAACHFCLFLSETSCERTNRFLDRRLLLGLPTDPEVQTPGLLGALSILS, translated from the coding sequence ATGACCGAGGCTACCGACCTGGGAGTGATCGAGGAGGCACAACCCGTAGCGGTGGGCTCTGAGACACTTGACCCCATCACCGACGTCGAGGCGAAGACGTCGAAAAACTATGCGCGAGTTGGCTCGATACGACCGTCAGCGATGTTGTACACCAATGGCATTGGTGCGACTGTCGACTTACCTCACTTCGCCGTAATGCCCTCGGGCACCGACGCGTGGGAGCGAGTTTACGCCCGTCGGGCCGGCGGTGCTGACACGATCGCAGAACCCAGACTGCTGGAACTGACCCGAGCCCATCTGGGCAGCCAAGTCGTCGAACTCCGCAAGCCACCATGGGCACCGGAAGAGAAAGGATGGTCAGCCGGTTCAGCTATCGATCTTGGCATCCCGTCGAGAATCTTCCCGCAATGGCTGCGGTGCACGGGATGTGGTCGACTGGCGCCAGTGTCGCACGAACTGTTCGTCTATCGCAACGTCGTAAAGTATCGGCCAGACCGCGCCGAATTCTTCCATGACAAGTGCAAAGGGTTCGAGGGCAGGAAGAAGCCGTTCAGAGCGGTAGCGCTGCCGGCTCGCTACCTGATCGCGTGTGTCAATGGGCATCTCGATGAGTTCCCTTACGACGCTTGGGTTCACCGCGGGGCATCTTGTCCGTCAGGTAGCCCCTTTCCCACCCTTCGGATGCGGGAATGGAAGAGCAATATCGGTCCTGACGTGCAAATCCACTGCTTGTCTTGCCAACAGAGCCGCGGCATGCTGGAGGCTGTCGGCCCGAAGGCGGCAGAGAAACTTCCGATGTGTAGGGGCCGGCATCCGCACCTCGACGCATTCTACAAATGCGGACAGCGCGGTCGATTGATGATGCTCGGCGCGGCCAATCAATGGTTTGCCTCGACGCTCGGGCTCCTGGCCCTGCCTCGTGAGGAGGTCAAGTCGGCCAAGGATCTGGTTCCTTTGCTGCGCACGTTGCAGAAAAGCGATCTGGACATGCCCAAGAGCGTGGATGACATCAAGATGTGGCGCAACTACGCCGCGTTACTTGCGAATACAGAAGACTTCGATGGTGTACCTGATGAACTCCTCTGGGAGGCAGTGCAGATTGCGCGCGATACCGCCGCCAGGGCGACACGCGAAACCCGAGAGCCACCTTCAGACCCGCGTGCGATTCTCGCCCCGGAGTGGGCGGTCCTGAGTGATGAAGCCAAGTACACCCGTCTCAGCGGTTCTCGCGACTTTCGCGCTCTGCGCCGAGATGTACCTCCGCCGCTGGAGCCGGTTCTGACAGCAGTCGCCGCGGTCGAACGGCTCAAGAAAGTCAACGCGTTTCTGGGGTTCACAAGGATCGATGCACTTGACCGCATTGATGATGCGGCGACTCGCGTTGCACCTCTTTGCGTTAACGGCAAGCCAACGTGGGTACCGGCTACCGAGGATAGAGGCGAGGGAATCTTTCTGCAGTTCGATGAGTCGTGCGTCGCTGCGTGGGAGGAGGAGGTAGTCGACCTCCAGGTGTGGACTGCATTCCGAGAAGCGCACAGAATCAATTTTCGCCGGCGAACGAGTAAGACCGCGGATGACATCGATCCGGATTCACGTTTCCCCCCTCCACGCTACTGGGCCATACATTCGTTGTCACACTTGCTCATTCGCGAAGCTGCGATGTTGAGCGGCTACGGGAGTGCCAGCTTGACGGAGCGGATCTACGCCTGGCAGGCGAGCGATGAGTATGCGCCAGCAGCAGGATTATTGATCTGTACTACCGCTTCCGACGGTGAAGGGACGCTAGGCGGTCTTGTTGAGCTTGCGCGGCCCGCAAAACTCGAGAAACTCTTCAGGGACGCAGTTCGTCGCGGACAGCGATGCTCATCAGATCCCATCTGCTCGCATCGCGCCCCAAAAGGGAAGGAGGAATTCCTGCATGGCGCCGCGTGCCACTTCTGCCTCTTCCTGAGTGAGACAAGCTGCGAGCGAACGAACCGCTTCCTTGATCGCCGGTTGCTGCTCGGGCTGCCGACCGACCCGGAAGTGCAGACTCCCGGTCTCCTAGGGGCGCTTTCGATTCTGTCATGA
- the drmA gene encoding DISARM system helicase DrmA codes for MIAGPSTIVRGDLLALIELELLGPRGGTEEEIKGTPRAAYTVGALAPVTVDPSMLADRVSESGDPNDTGLAITDADAEHAEQRGVLVNTDEEAGAADDEEDRDEGPKGALTHPSSMGLRFQVALDCSLLAVKASWGRYETFRHEDNDGRKVQWSRRVPVEKVVEVDVRGYDKHVALEPISLEESVTLRVELFPRDDRVIVELALSNDKVTDMNAPPGDWLFQTKLQVEANSGEAVFLPTRDVLQEGYDELDEERQRLDLQYRHRLEFAVGRTTSVSWIEPTDVNGNGIRRAASVETNWLPTADIPQTRPGSAGDAVTSMRELAELQAGEVEDAFAPLINGYLEWLEKQRSVAKQLPDHLQGPADDAIAEAELSAARLREGVDYLTSNPQALQAFRFMNRAMRDQRTRSQVAIRRAANDSESVDDALSAIEAQGDAAASWRPFQLAFVLLQIPALTEPAHPFRSGDAANVELLFFPTGGGKTEAYLGLAAYTFAIRRLQGTLDTHDGALNGGDGVAVLMRYTLRLLTSQQFQRAAALVCAAELIRQEDESTWGDKPFSIGLWVGTSVSPKRFADAKSQVEEARSDTSKAFGLTVLQLQRCPWCGTKIDPKRDLGVVAPTERIAVYCGDRLGDCPFSSDGDATGALPILTVDDEIYRNPPTFLLATVDKFARLTREGPAASLFGYVSEWCPRHGYRHPDSAGSCKGASHNAVNGGRNYYPKVTVQPVNRLRPPDLIIQDELHLITGSLGTAVGLFENAVDLLCSYRRGTGTIRPLIVASTATVRNAENQIQALYGRGVDMFPPQVLDVRDTYFSKEVPVSDEAPGRKYLGVCAHGIRLTLAEIRVSEILLLAGQKLFDESGGDPTAADPYMTTVAYFSATRELAGMRRYLDDDVTTRVTGRTEPFPPRTNDLERLEIGELTSRISSEEISATLDKLSLPFTARWSTSGRKEFFKERDAARAAGKREPEWGTKPYDFVLATSMLQVGVDVPRLGLMLVVGQPKNTAEYIQASSRVGRDALKPGLVLALANWARPRDMAHFEQFRHYHETFYAQVEALSVTPYSDTAMERGLMGVLVSVARVAQARSAAGMSPEAGAGQILGSMAKVADLIEQITARAMPAVEDADVAEKLRLKLVQRQDRWYGKADEAKGALYYERVPQNKTAWPLLISPESMLIKPTDQIFVVANSMREVQPEINLLVSPTAENLAFREKSSFPQWDVPAESDKK; via the coding sequence ATGATCGCTGGGCCGTCGACCATCGTTCGCGGTGACTTACTCGCTCTCATCGAGCTGGAGCTTCTAGGACCTCGGGGCGGCACCGAGGAAGAGATCAAGGGAACACCTCGCGCCGCGTACACAGTGGGCGCACTCGCGCCGGTAACGGTCGATCCCTCGATGCTTGCTGACCGCGTCTCGGAGTCTGGAGATCCAAATGACACCGGACTGGCGATTACCGACGCGGACGCGGAGCACGCGGAGCAACGCGGCGTGTTGGTGAATACGGACGAGGAAGCCGGCGCTGCCGACGATGAAGAAGACCGTGACGAAGGCCCGAAAGGTGCCCTCACACATCCGTCTTCGATGGGCCTCCGCTTTCAAGTCGCGCTTGACTGCAGCCTGCTTGCAGTCAAGGCAAGCTGGGGACGATACGAGACCTTCCGTCACGAAGACAACGACGGGCGAAAGGTCCAGTGGTCCCGTCGCGTTCCGGTTGAGAAAGTCGTCGAGGTCGATGTTCGCGGGTACGACAAACACGTCGCGCTGGAGCCCATCTCACTTGAGGAGTCGGTAACGTTACGGGTCGAACTGTTCCCTCGCGATGATCGCGTAATCGTCGAGCTCGCGCTGTCGAACGACAAAGTCACTGACATGAATGCGCCACCAGGCGACTGGTTGTTCCAGACCAAACTCCAGGTTGAGGCGAACAGCGGCGAAGCAGTCTTTCTGCCAACCCGTGATGTACTACAGGAGGGCTATGACGAACTCGACGAAGAACGACAACGGTTGGACCTGCAATACCGGCATCGGCTCGAATTCGCGGTCGGACGAACCACTTCCGTCAGCTGGATCGAGCCGACTGACGTAAACGGTAACGGCATCCGTCGAGCCGCTAGCGTCGAGACAAACTGGTTACCAACGGCGGATATACCTCAAACTAGGCCCGGCTCAGCTGGCGATGCGGTCACATCGATGCGTGAGCTGGCCGAACTCCAGGCAGGGGAGGTCGAGGACGCTTTTGCACCACTGATCAACGGTTACCTTGAGTGGCTTGAGAAACAACGAAGCGTTGCGAAACAGCTGCCAGACCACCTGCAGGGGCCGGCCGATGACGCGATCGCCGAGGCTGAGCTCTCGGCCGCCCGGCTACGAGAAGGCGTCGATTATCTGACTTCAAATCCTCAAGCGTTGCAGGCGTTCCGCTTCATGAATCGGGCTATGCGCGATCAGCGCACCCGCAGCCAGGTCGCCATTCGCCGCGCCGCCAATGATTCCGAATCCGTCGATGACGCATTGAGCGCTATCGAAGCGCAAGGCGATGCTGCCGCATCCTGGCGCCCATTCCAACTGGCCTTCGTCCTGCTTCAGATCCCAGCACTCACCGAACCTGCGCACCCATTCCGCAGCGGCGACGCGGCCAATGTCGAGCTGCTGTTCTTCCCCACCGGTGGCGGCAAGACCGAGGCCTATCTCGGATTGGCCGCCTACACGTTCGCGATCCGCCGACTCCAAGGCACCCTGGACACTCACGACGGTGCTCTGAATGGCGGCGACGGCGTCGCCGTACTCATGCGCTACACGCTGCGTCTGCTAACCTCGCAGCAATTTCAACGAGCAGCCGCGTTGGTCTGCGCCGCTGAGCTCATCCGTCAAGAAGACGAATCGACCTGGGGTGACAAGCCGTTTTCGATTGGGCTGTGGGTCGGAACCTCAGTCAGCCCCAAGCGTTTCGCTGATGCCAAGTCTCAAGTGGAAGAGGCTCGATCAGATACAAGCAAAGCATTCGGCCTCACGGTCCTTCAACTTCAGCGATGTCCATGGTGCGGTACCAAGATAGACCCGAAGCGCGACCTCGGAGTCGTCGCCCCGACCGAGCGCATCGCCGTGTATTGCGGCGATCGCCTGGGAGATTGCCCGTTTAGCAGCGATGGTGATGCGACTGGAGCATTGCCGATCCTCACCGTCGATGACGAAATCTATCGCAATCCACCGACTTTCCTTCTCGCGACGGTCGATAAATTTGCCCGCCTGACACGCGAAGGACCCGCCGCGAGCCTGTTCGGCTACGTCAGCGAGTGGTGTCCCCGACACGGGTACCGGCATCCTGACAGTGCCGGCTCTTGCAAGGGGGCATCGCACAATGCAGTCAACGGTGGTCGCAACTATTACCCAAAGGTCACGGTTCAACCCGTCAATCGACTTCGTCCGCCGGACTTGATCATCCAAGACGAACTTCACCTGATCACGGGCTCCCTGGGAACCGCGGTGGGACTGTTCGAGAATGCGGTCGACTTGTTGTGTTCCTATCGGCGCGGCACTGGGACGATTCGCCCCCTGATCGTCGCCTCCACCGCGACAGTGCGGAACGCAGAAAATCAGATACAGGCGCTGTACGGGCGCGGAGTGGACATGTTCCCCCCACAGGTGCTTGATGTCCGGGACACTTACTTCTCGAAAGAAGTACCTGTCTCTGACGAAGCTCCGGGCCGAAAGTATCTCGGGGTATGCGCCCACGGAATTCGGTTGACGCTAGCGGAGATCCGAGTCTCGGAGATCTTGCTGCTTGCCGGTCAAAAGCTATTTGACGAGTCGGGCGGAGACCCGACTGCCGCCGATCCCTATATGACTACGGTGGCGTACTTTTCGGCTACCCGCGAACTAGCCGGTATGCGACGCTACCTCGATGACGACGTCACGACGCGCGTCACGGGTAGAACAGAACCATTCCCCCCACGAACAAACGATCTAGAAAGGCTTGAGATTGGCGAACTAACATCACGAATCTCGTCAGAAGAAATCTCGGCGACACTTGACAAACTCTCGCTGCCATTTACCGCGCGCTGGAGTACTTCAGGTCGCAAGGAGTTCTTCAAAGAGCGCGATGCCGCGCGCGCCGCCGGCAAGCGAGAGCCCGAATGGGGAACCAAGCCTTACGATTTCGTTCTAGCCACCTCGATGCTTCAGGTCGGCGTCGACGTCCCGCGCCTTGGCCTCATGCTCGTCGTCGGCCAACCCAAGAACACCGCCGAGTACATTCAGGCCTCGTCCCGAGTCGGCCGAGACGCTTTGAAGCCCGGACTCGTGCTGGCATTGGCCAACTGGGCAAGGCCTCGCGACATGGCACACTTCGAACAGTTTCGGCACTACCACGAGACCTTCTACGCCCAAGTCGAAGCCCTCAGCGTCACACCCTATTCCGACACCGCGATGGAGCGCGGCCTCATGGGTGTGCTGGTCAGCGTTGCCCGCGTTGCGCAAGCACGGTCGGCTGCTGGGATGTCACCCGAGGCCGGCGCGGGCCAGATTCTAGGTTCGATGGCCAAGGTCGCAGACCTCATTGAACAGATCACCGCAAGAGCTATGCCGGCCGTAGAAGACGCGGACGTAGCGGAAAAGCTGAGACTCAAACTCGTTCAGCGGCAGGACCGCTGGTACGGCAAGGCCGATGAGGCAAAGGGAGCTCTCTACTATGAGCGGGTTCCTCAAAACAAGACCGCATGGCCGCTGTTGATCAGCCCCGAATCCATGTTGATCAAGCCGACCGATCAAATATTCGTGGTGGCGAACTCGATGCGAGAAGTACAACCGGAGATCAACCTGTTGGTCAGCCCGACCGCTGAAAACCTTGCATTCAGGGAGAAGTCCAGTTTCCCGCAATGGGACGTACCTGCCGAAAGTGACAAGAAATGA
- a CDS encoding Eco57I restriction-modification methylase domain-containing protein produces MSKPRHHAGPDYGWLRQFDVDGPFLSLPVVKAFWPSGVDRMGDADDRLVSFKQGFTAWLRAYDQRSVEKRDQYAEVAKAWVDIILDQLAAWDGLRVSADELPGEFETHSPGEQIIIRADGGLRGRESGELAALLRVVTPSEDLRGPGLDGWAASEIDRMAALLRKSGVSIGLVTDGRWWAIVWAGEGKTTGSGIVDAVTWGEEPLLRDAFLTLIDQRVLRAKNPDHRLPQLLARSELEAEEITEALGMQVRRSVELLVQAFSETRLSAVENGDVDPLAETPDEVYQAAVTVMMRVVFLLFAEERGMLPSERLYWDSYAVRGLLDDLKQQAADGEEHLDGSHDAWYRLLAVSDALYRGVNYDEMRMPAYGGSLLDPARFPWLSATDPRGLRVQVSDRVMLHVLESVQEASVGGEARRISFHDIDVEQIGYIYEGLLGYSCTTVTDDVVIGLVGRDGQEPEIALAELDQLRENSSSAEAFAKKLIEWVKNNQPAASTKTAAQLKKLIDAKIDDAELRRLLTPIAGYDAALLDRLIQWGNVIRRDLRGIPLVIPPGGLVVVETPSRRNAGAHYTPRSLAEEVVKYALEPVVYEPGPLQSNDADAWKLKSSTALLDLKVADIAAGSGAFLVAAARFLAKRVTEAWTEEKMLSKAEFANPALTEERAIREVVARCLYGADINPMAVEMCKLSLWLVSLDKFKPFSFVDDKIFCGNSLLGVTTLDQLRHLHIDPEKKRKFLQPFVDVDAVLLDAVRLRHELASPIDENDPQRSTAGKVRLLQQADEVTAQLRLMADGIVAAGLAFGGKPCAQLEDAYKSLEWALAEAFPSNRSDGNRQKLDAIITNGLTPTVDTDYQRWQPLHWAIEVPDVMEHSGFDAIIGNPPFLGGMKISSAMGPNFREWLANCVAHSRSGGRTDLVAYFFLRAYALLRKRGSLGLIATNTIAQGDTREVGLDRMVKLGFTIFRAIQSRSWPAASANLEYAAVWGIHGNLPAGVRAICDENPVRSISTLLEPYGGVEGQPRRLKENRGMTSNGCEPHGQGFVVEATLAQQWIAVDSRNSDVLFPYLNGDDLNSRPDCSASRWVINFGNRSELEAAAYELPFLRAVAEVKPERQRTRQDGSYVLRRPLPQKWWQYGDQRQGLMKAITELDGMLVIARVSRTIMPVRVPTSLVPSGALVVFATDSFGQQAVLSSTLHQLWAIKYGSGMRNDPRYTSTDVFETFPRPQVTSELESIGRRLDSERRQIMLGRRLGLTDLYRLVNSAAITADDDISRLRQIHAELDRQVTCAYGWRDVDLAHGFYSYRQMERFTFPPAVRVEMLDRLLNENLLRADAPSDRLSREQEDLFA; encoded by the coding sequence ATGAGCAAGCCTCGTCACCATGCTGGACCGGACTATGGCTGGTTACGACAGTTCGATGTCGATGGTCCGTTTTTGTCTTTGCCTGTGGTGAAGGCATTTTGGCCTAGCGGAGTTGATCGTATGGGCGACGCCGATGACCGATTGGTGTCGTTCAAGCAGGGCTTCACAGCGTGGTTGCGCGCCTACGACCAACGGTCGGTTGAGAAGCGGGACCAGTATGCCGAAGTTGCGAAAGCATGGGTTGACATCATTCTCGATCAGCTCGCCGCTTGGGACGGTCTGCGCGTGAGCGCAGACGAATTACCCGGCGAGTTCGAGACGCATTCGCCGGGTGAGCAAATCATCATCCGAGCAGATGGCGGGCTGCGGGGCCGAGAGAGCGGTGAACTGGCGGCGCTGTTGCGGGTCGTGACCCCGAGTGAAGACCTGCGCGGACCAGGGCTTGACGGGTGGGCAGCCTCCGAAATCGACCGCATGGCTGCACTTTTGCGGAAATCGGGTGTCTCGATAGGGCTTGTCACCGACGGACGGTGGTGGGCGATCGTGTGGGCCGGGGAAGGAAAGACGACGGGGTCGGGCATCGTCGACGCGGTCACCTGGGGTGAAGAGCCGCTGTTGCGCGATGCATTCCTGACCCTGATCGATCAGCGAGTTCTTCGCGCCAAGAACCCCGATCACCGGCTGCCGCAGTTGCTGGCACGCAGCGAGCTCGAAGCGGAAGAAATCACCGAAGCGCTGGGAATGCAGGTGCGACGCTCAGTCGAGCTTCTGGTGCAGGCATTTTCTGAAACCCGTTTGTCCGCAGTGGAGAACGGCGATGTAGACCCGCTGGCCGAGACCCCGGATGAGGTCTATCAGGCCGCGGTTACCGTCATGATGCGGGTCGTGTTCCTGCTGTTTGCCGAGGAACGCGGAATGCTCCCGAGCGAGCGACTCTACTGGGATTCCTACGCCGTCCGCGGTCTACTCGATGATCTCAAGCAGCAAGCCGCCGATGGCGAAGAGCACCTCGACGGATCCCACGACGCTTGGTACCGGCTACTAGCAGTCAGCGACGCACTGTATCGCGGTGTGAATTACGACGAGATGCGCATGCCTGCCTACGGCGGCTCGCTACTAGACCCCGCACGCTTTCCCTGGTTGAGCGCGACCGATCCACGTGGCCTGCGGGTGCAGGTCTCCGATCGGGTGATGCTGCACGTGCTGGAATCCGTGCAGGAGGCCAGCGTCGGAGGAGAGGCCAGGCGAATTTCGTTCCACGACATCGACGTTGAACAAATCGGCTACATCTACGAAGGCCTACTTGGGTATTCGTGCACGACGGTGACCGACGATGTCGTGATTGGGCTGGTCGGCAGGGATGGCCAAGAACCCGAGATAGCCTTGGCCGAGCTCGACCAGCTGCGCGAAAACAGCTCCAGCGCCGAGGCGTTTGCAAAGAAGCTGATCGAGTGGGTCAAAAATAATCAGCCTGCAGCGTCGACGAAGACGGCCGCTCAGCTGAAAAAATTGATCGACGCAAAGATCGACGACGCCGAGCTACGTCGCCTACTCACACCGATCGCAGGGTACGATGCGGCATTGCTTGATCGACTCATCCAATGGGGCAACGTGATTCGTCGCGACCTGCGCGGCATTCCGCTGGTCATTCCTCCGGGCGGACTTGTGGTCGTGGAAACTCCGTCGCGGCGCAATGCCGGCGCCCACTACACGCCCCGCTCGTTAGCCGAAGAAGTGGTCAAGTACGCGCTCGAGCCTGTCGTTTACGAACCTGGACCGTTGCAAAGCAACGACGCCGACGCGTGGAAGTTGAAGTCCAGCACAGCGCTTCTGGATCTCAAGGTCGCCGACATCGCCGCGGGTTCTGGAGCATTCCTAGTGGCCGCCGCACGGTTCCTCGCCAAAAGAGTCACCGAGGCTTGGACGGAAGAAAAAATGCTCAGTAAGGCCGAGTTTGCCAATCCCGCGCTGACCGAAGAGCGAGCCATTCGTGAAGTGGTGGCTCGGTGCCTCTACGGAGCCGACATCAATCCCATGGCTGTCGAGATGTGCAAGCTCTCGCTGTGGCTAGTCTCTCTCGACAAATTCAAGCCGTTCTCCTTCGTCGACGACAAGATCTTCTGCGGCAACTCGCTTCTCGGAGTCACGACGCTAGACCAGCTGCGCCATCTACACATCGATCCCGAAAAGAAGCGGAAGTTCCTGCAGCCCTTCGTCGATGTCGACGCCGTCCTCTTAGACGCCGTACGACTGCGACACGAACTGGCCTCACCGATCGACGAGAACGATCCGCAACGCTCGACGGCCGGGAAGGTCCGGTTGCTGCAACAGGCCGATGAGGTAACCGCACAACTACGGCTCATGGCAGACGGCATCGTCGCTGCCGGCCTCGCTTTCGGTGGAAAACCATGCGCTCAGCTGGAGGATGCTTACAAGTCGCTGGAATGGGCCCTCGCCGAAGCTTTCCCAAGCAACAGGTCAGACGGCAATCGGCAAAAGCTCGACGCCATCATCACCAATGGGCTGACCCCCACAGTTGACACCGATTACCAACGATGGCAGCCATTGCACTGGGCCATCGAGGTCCCCGACGTCATGGAACACAGCGGTTTCGACGCTATCATTGGCAACCCACCTTTTCTCGGTGGCATGAAGATCTCTAGCGCAATGGGGCCAAACTTCCGGGAGTGGCTGGCAAACTGCGTTGCGCATTCGCGTAGTGGTGGCCGGACCGATTTAGTCGCTTACTTCTTCTTGCGCGCTTACGCACTTCTGCGCAAGCGCGGATCGCTCGGCTTAATTGCGACAAATACGATAGCGCAAGGAGACACACGAGAGGTCGGGCTGGACAGAATGGTAAAGCTTGGCTTCACTATATTCCGCGCGATTCAAAGTCGAAGTTGGCCAGCTGCGAGCGCAAATCTCGAGTATGCTGCGGTCTGGGGGATACATGGCAACCTACCTGCAGGCGTCCGTGCAATTTGCGACGAGAACCCCGTGAGGAGTATATCGACTCTCCTTGAGCCATATGGCGGCGTAGAAGGCCAGCCACGACGGCTCAAAGAAAACCGCGGCATGACATCAAATGGCTGCGAGCCTCACGGGCAAGGATTCGTGGTCGAGGCCACCCTGGCTCAGCAGTGGATTGCTGTCGACTCCCGTAATTCGGACGTACTGTTTCCATACCTCAACGGTGACGATCTCAATTCGCGCCCCGATTGCTCGGCTTCGCGCTGGGTTATCAATTTTGGCAACCGCAGCGAGCTGGAGGCCGCTGCATACGAATTACCTTTCTTGCGCGCTGTGGCCGAGGTTAAGCCCGAACGCCAGCGCACAAGGCAAGATGGGAGCTATGTGTTGCGGCGCCCGCTGCCACAGAAGTGGTGGCAGTACGGCGATCAGCGTCAAGGACTAATGAAGGCTATTACCGAACTTGATGGAATGCTCGTTATAGCGCGGGTAAGCAGAACGATCATGCCAGTTCGTGTGCCAACTAGCCTAGTGCCAAGCGGAGCGCTTGTTGTGTTTGCTACGGATTCATTCGGTCAACAGGCAGTGCTTTCATCTACACTCCACCAATTGTGGGCAATCAAGTATGGCTCGGGAATGCGTAACGATCCGCGCTACACCTCCACTGATGTGTTTGAGACCTTTCCACGCCCTCAAGTCACAAGCGAGCTTGAGAGCATCGGAAGGCGGTTGGATTCCGAGAGACGGCAGATCATGCTTGGCCGTCGGCTCGGGCTTACTGACTTGTACCGCCTGGTGAACAGTGCCGCTATCACCGCAGACGATGACATATCGCGCTTGAGGCAGATTCATGCCGAACTCGATAGGCAGGTTACCTGCGCATATGGATGGCGAGACGTGGACCTAGCGCATGGATTTTATAGTTACCGCCAGATGGAACGCTTTACATTTCCTCCAGCCGTTCGCGTTGAAATGCTCGACCGGCTATTGAACGAGAACCTTTTACGAGCAGACGCTCCTAGCGATAGATTGTCGCGCGAACAGGAGGATCTGTTCGCATGA